The Streptomyces spororaveus genome includes a region encoding these proteins:
- a CDS encoding ATP-binding cassette domain-containing protein, translated as MVHVSAAPVLALRGVSKRFGAVQALTDVELEIHSGEVVALVGDNGAGKSTLVKTIAGVHPIDEGVIEWEGRPVSIGKPHDAQNLGIATVYQDLALCDNIDVVGNLFLGRELKSFGILDEVEMERRARELLTTLSIRIPSVRIPIASLSGGQRQTVAIARSMLGEPQLVILDEPTAALGVEQTAQVLDLVERLRERGHAVILISHNMADVKAVADKVAVLRLGRNNGVFNVADTSQEEIISAITGATDNAVTRRAARTSEAGK; from the coding sequence ATGGTTCATGTGTCCGCTGCGCCCGTGCTGGCGTTGCGAGGGGTCTCGAAGCGGTTCGGCGCCGTTCAGGCCCTCACCGACGTAGAACTCGAGATCCACTCCGGTGAAGTGGTCGCCCTCGTCGGCGACAACGGTGCCGGAAAGTCCACGCTGGTCAAGACGATCGCCGGCGTGCACCCCATCGATGAAGGTGTCATCGAGTGGGAGGGGCGCCCGGTTTCCATCGGCAAGCCCCACGATGCCCAGAACCTGGGCATCGCGACGGTCTACCAGGACCTGGCGCTGTGCGACAACATCGACGTCGTCGGCAACCTCTTCCTCGGCCGGGAGCTCAAGAGCTTCGGCATCCTCGACGAGGTGGAGATGGAGCGGCGCGCCCGCGAGCTCCTGACCACCCTGTCCATCCGGATCCCCAGTGTCCGGATTCCCATCGCGTCACTCTCCGGCGGTCAGCGCCAGACCGTGGCCATCGCCCGCTCCATGCTGGGCGAGCCCCAGCTCGTCATCCTCGACGAGCCCACCGCGGCCCTCGGCGTCGAGCAGACCGCACAGGTTCTCGACCTGGTGGAGCGGCTGCGTGAGCGCGGCCACGCCGTCATCCTCATCAGCCACAACATGGCCGATGTGAAGGCCGTCGCCGACAAGGTGGCGGTCCTGCGGCTCGGCCGCAACAACGGTGTCTTCAACGTCGCCGACACCTCGCAGGAAGAGATCATCTCCGCCATCACCGGTGCCACGGACAACGCCGTGACCCGCCGGGCGGCCCGCACCTCGGAGGCCGGCAAGTGA
- a CDS encoding sugar ABC transporter substrate-binding protein — MNTRMRRAAVAVAAGAMAVSLAACGSAKEAGDTTKESSGAAKGDAIKVGLLLPENQTARYEKFDKPLIEKKIAELTGGKGEVVYANAKQDATTQNSQVDTMITNKVDVLIIDAVDSKAIAGSVKKAKDAGIPVVAYDRLAEGPIDAYTSFDNEEVGKVQGKALLEALGDKAKDGQIVMMNGSVTDPNAKLFKSGAHSELDGKVNVGKEYDTVEWKPENANTNMAAALSALGKDKVIGVYSANDGMAGGIITALKAAGVSPLPPVTGQDAELAGVQRIVAGEQFMSVYKPYAPEAEAAAKMAVALAKGGKPESTSTVDSPTAKGVASVLIPVVSLTKSNIKDTVVKDGVYSVDEICTDKYAAACAAAGLK; from the coding sequence ATGAACACGCGTATGCGCAGAGCCGCCGTAGCTGTTGCCGCTGGTGCCATGGCCGTTTCGCTCGCCGCTTGTGGCAGTGCGAAGGAGGCGGGCGACACGACGAAGGAGTCCTCCGGCGCTGCCAAGGGCGATGCGATCAAGGTCGGTCTGCTCCTGCCGGAGAACCAGACCGCGCGTTACGAGAAGTTCGACAAGCCGCTGATCGAGAAGAAGATCGCCGAGCTCACCGGCGGCAAGGGCGAGGTCGTCTACGCCAACGCCAAGCAGGACGCGACCACGCAGAACTCGCAGGTCGACACGATGATCACCAACAAGGTGGACGTCCTGATCATCGACGCGGTGGACTCCAAGGCCATCGCCGGCTCGGTCAAGAAGGCCAAGGACGCCGGCATCCCGGTCGTCGCCTACGACCGCCTGGCCGAGGGCCCGATCGACGCCTACACCTCCTTCGACAACGAAGAGGTCGGCAAGGTCCAGGGCAAGGCCCTGCTGGAGGCGCTGGGCGACAAGGCCAAGGACGGCCAGATCGTCATGATGAACGGTTCGGTCACCGACCCGAACGCCAAGCTCTTCAAGTCCGGTGCGCACTCCGAGCTCGACGGCAAGGTGAACGTCGGCAAGGAGTACGACACGGTCGAGTGGAAGCCGGAGAACGCCAACACCAACATGGCGGCCGCGCTGTCCGCGCTCGGCAAGGACAAGGTCATCGGCGTCTACTCCGCCAACGACGGCATGGCAGGCGGCATCATCACCGCCCTCAAGGCCGCCGGCGTGTCCCCCCTGCCGCCGGTCACCGGTCAGGACGCCGAACTCGCCGGTGTGCAGCGGATCGTCGCGGGCGAGCAGTTCATGAGCGTCTACAAGCCGTACGCCCCCGAGGCCGAGGCCGCCGCGAAGATGGCCGTCGCTCTCGCCAAGGGCGGCAAGCCCGAGTCCACGTCCACGGTCGACAGCCCGACCGCCAAGGGCGTCGCCTCGGTCCTGATCCCGGTCGTCTCGCTGACCAAGAGCAACATCAAGGACACCGTCGTCAAGGACGGCGTGTACTCGGTCGACGAGATCTGCACCGACAAGTACGCGGCGGCCTGCGCCGCCGCCGGCCTGAAGTAG
- a CDS encoding ROK family transcriptional regulator has translation MQTPGSQSSLHRANLERVVRAVRLAGSLTQAEIARATGLSAATVSNIVRELKDGGTVEVTDTSAGGRRARSVSLSGDAGIVIGVDFGHTHLRVAVGNLAHQVLAEESEPLDVDASWADGFDRAEALVGRLIADIGVGLEKVIGVGLGVPGPIDVESGTLGSTAILPGWAGINPRQELSQRLGVPVYVDNDANLGALGELVWGSGRGVKDLAYIKVASGVGAGLVINGQIYRGPGGTAGEIGHITLDESGPVCRCGNRGCLETFTAARYVLPLLQGTHGPELTMERVVELAREGDPGCRRVITDVGRHIGSGVASLCNLLNPSRVVLGGSLAEAGELVLAPIRESVGRYAIPSAARQLSVLTGNLGGRAEVLGALALVLSEMGDSTLLSDHGSGVRAPAVLSSGR, from the coding sequence GTGCAGACTCCCGGATCGCAGTCGTCGCTGCATCGCGCGAATCTCGAACGGGTCGTGCGGGCGGTGCGGCTCGCGGGATCGCTGACCCAGGCGGAGATCGCCCGCGCCACCGGACTGTCGGCGGCCACGGTCTCCAACATCGTCCGGGAGCTGAAGGACGGCGGGACCGTCGAGGTCACCGACACCTCGGCCGGTGGCCGCCGGGCGCGCAGCGTCTCGCTCAGCGGCGACGCGGGGATCGTCATCGGTGTCGACTTCGGCCACACCCACCTGCGGGTGGCGGTGGGGAACCTGGCCCACCAGGTGCTGGCCGAGGAATCCGAGCCGCTGGACGTCGACGCGTCCTGGGCGGACGGCTTCGACCGCGCGGAAGCCCTGGTCGGACGGCTGATCGCGGACATCGGCGTGGGGCTGGAGAAGGTCATCGGCGTCGGGCTCGGCGTGCCCGGCCCGATCGACGTGGAGTCCGGGACCCTTGGCTCGACCGCGATCCTGCCGGGCTGGGCGGGCATCAACCCCCGCCAGGAGCTGTCCCAGCGCCTCGGGGTGCCCGTGTACGTGGACAACGACGCGAACCTCGGCGCCCTCGGCGAACTCGTTTGGGGGAGCGGGCGGGGAGTAAAGGACCTGGCCTACATCAAGGTGGCCAGCGGCGTCGGCGCGGGCCTCGTGATCAACGGCCAGATCTACCGCGGACCCGGCGGCACGGCGGGCGAGATCGGGCACATCACCCTGGACGAGTCGGGCCCGGTGTGCCGCTGCGGCAACCGCGGCTGCCTGGAGACCTTCACGGCCGCCCGGTACGTGCTGCCACTGCTCCAGGGCACGCACGGGCCGGAGTTGACGATGGAGCGGGTGGTCGAACTGGCCCGCGAGGGGGACCCGGGCTGCCGCCGGGTGATCACGGACGTGGGCCGGCACATCGGCAGCGGCGTCGCCAGTCTGTGCAACCTCCTGAACCCCAGCCGGGTGGTCCTGGGCGGATCGCTGGCGGAAGCCGGTGAACTCGTCCTCGCTCCCATCCGTGAATCGGTGGGAAGGTACGCGATCCCCAGCGCGGCCCGGCAGTTGTCGGTGCTGACGGGGAACCTGGGCGGGCGGGCCGAGGTGCTGGGCGCACTGGCGCTCGTCCTCAGCGAAATGGGCGATTCGACACTTTTGTCAGATCATGGAAGTGGAGTGCGAGCTCCAGCCGTCTTGTCTTCAGGTAGATAA
- the mgtA gene encoding magnesium-translocating P-type ATPase gives MTMLTPRTPTTLAPPGRSRRERKAAELQARTRAVGGRLAGISARSGVQVLQEVDTSPAGLTSSEAALRLERHGPNTVAHERAPRWYLQLAKAYANPFIAVLVFLAAVMYAQDPADPGVVILSVMVGVSGLLRFWQEFRSGRAADALKRLVTTTCAVQRRAGSGSAPTTFEVPMEQVVPGDVVKLAAGDLIPADLRILTAKDLTVSQAALSGESLPVAKADTRTRDLGQRETTDPVEADNLVLTGTSVTSGTATGIVVATGADTYFGSMAGSLVGERPQTNFDTGVRKVSFLLIRFMLVMVPVVFMVNGLTKGDWDEAFLFGVAVAVGLTPEMLPMVVSANLARGAVAMSRRKVVVKRLNAIQNLGAMDVLCTDKTGTLTEDRIVLDRYLDVHGDEDGEVLEYGYLNARFQTGLRNLMDQAVIDRVDEAEEVVVDARFSMVDEIPFDFARRRMSVVLDRNHLVGDLGHHEHIMITKGAVEEVLDRCTHMADRGERVELTERLRGHVTRTAEDDNRQGLRVLAVATRTIDSPRDTYTVADEDGLTLVGFLAFLDPPKADAARALRGLADMGVSVKVVTGDNELVAARVCADVGMDVGQVVLGPGTDGLDDTELRALAARTKVFAKVNPVQKARIVRALQAGGHTVGFLGDGINDAAALRDADVGISVDTAVDIAKESADIILLEKDLTVLEQGVVQGRTTFGNTIKYIKMTASSNFGNVFSVLVASAFIPFQPMLAIMLLVQNLVYDLSQLATPWDRMDEEYLRKPRNWDAKGIGRFMVTIGPVSSVFDISMFLIMWHVFAANSEAGQSLFQSGWFVEGLLSQTLIVHMIRTRKIPFLQSRASWPVMVTTVLAVLAGLWLPFSPLAPSLGFVALPASYFPWLAGVLLAYCTLTQLVKTWYIRRFGTWL, from the coding sequence ATGACCATGCTCACCCCCCGTACTCCGACCACGCTCGCACCGCCGGGCCGCTCCCGCCGCGAGCGCAAGGCCGCCGAGCTCCAGGCGCGCACCCGCGCCGTCGGCGGGCGTCTCGCCGGGATCAGCGCCCGTTCGGGCGTCCAGGTCCTGCAGGAGGTGGACACCTCCCCGGCCGGCCTCACCTCCTCCGAGGCGGCGCTGCGCCTGGAGCGGCACGGCCCCAACACCGTCGCCCACGAGCGGGCCCCCCGCTGGTACCTCCAGCTGGCGAAGGCCTACGCGAACCCCTTCATCGCCGTCCTGGTCTTCCTGGCGGCGGTCATGTACGCGCAGGACCCCGCGGACCCGGGCGTCGTCATCCTCAGCGTGATGGTGGGCGTCAGCGGGCTGCTGCGCTTCTGGCAGGAGTTCCGTTCGGGCCGCGCCGCCGACGCGCTGAAGAGGCTCGTCACCACCACGTGCGCGGTGCAGCGCCGGGCGGGCAGCGGCTCTGCGCCCACCACCTTCGAGGTGCCCATGGAGCAGGTGGTCCCCGGCGACGTGGTCAAGCTGGCGGCCGGTGACCTGATCCCCGCCGACCTGCGGATCCTCACCGCCAAGGACCTCACCGTCAGCCAGGCCGCGCTGTCGGGCGAGTCCCTTCCGGTGGCCAAGGCCGACACCCGTACGCGGGACCTCGGCCAGCGGGAGACCACCGACCCGGTGGAGGCCGACAACCTGGTCCTGACGGGCACCTCGGTCACCTCCGGCACCGCCACCGGGATCGTCGTCGCCACGGGCGCCGACACCTACTTCGGCTCGATGGCCGGCTCGCTCGTCGGCGAGCGCCCGCAGACCAACTTCGACACCGGCGTGCGCAAGGTCAGCTTCCTGCTGATCCGCTTCATGCTGGTGATGGTCCCGGTGGTCTTCATGGTCAACGGGCTCACCAAAGGCGACTGGGACGAGGCCTTCCTCTTCGGCGTCGCCGTCGCCGTCGGGCTGACCCCCGAGATGCTGCCGATGGTCGTCTCCGCCAACCTGGCGCGCGGCGCGGTCGCCATGTCCCGGCGCAAGGTGGTCGTCAAGCGGCTCAACGCGATCCAGAACCTGGGCGCGATGGACGTGCTCTGCACGGACAAGACCGGCACCCTCACGGAGGACCGGATCGTCCTGGACCGCTACCTGGACGTGCACGGCGACGAGGACGGCGAGGTGCTGGAGTACGGCTACCTCAACGCGCGGTTCCAGACCGGTCTGAGGAATCTGATGGACCAGGCGGTCATCGATCGCGTGGACGAGGCCGAGGAGGTTGTCGTCGACGCACGGTTCTCGATGGTCGACGAGATCCCCTTCGACTTCGCCCGGCGCCGGATGTCCGTGGTCCTCGACCGCAACCACCTCGTGGGCGACCTCGGACACCACGAGCACATCATGATCACCAAGGGTGCGGTCGAGGAGGTCCTGGACCGCTGCACGCACATGGCGGACCGCGGCGAGAGGGTCGAGCTGACCGAGCGGCTGCGGGGGCACGTCACCCGGACCGCCGAGGACGACAACCGGCAGGGCCTGCGCGTCCTCGCCGTCGCCACCCGCACGATCGACAGCCCCCGCGACACCTACACGGTCGCGGACGAGGACGGGCTGACGCTCGTCGGCTTCCTCGCCTTCCTCGACCCGCCGAAGGCCGACGCCGCCCGGGCCCTGCGGGGCCTGGCCGACATGGGCGTCTCGGTGAAGGTCGTCACCGGCGACAACGAGCTCGTGGCCGCCCGTGTGTGCGCCGACGTCGGCATGGACGTCGGGCAGGTGGTGCTCGGCCCCGGGACCGACGGCCTCGACGACACCGAACTGCGCGCGCTGGCCGCCCGTACGAAGGTCTTCGCCAAGGTCAACCCGGTGCAGAAGGCCCGGATCGTCCGGGCCCTGCAGGCCGGCGGACACACCGTCGGGTTCCTCGGCGACGGCATCAACGACGCCGCCGCGCTGCGCGACGCCGATGTCGGCATCTCGGTGGACACCGCCGTCGACATCGCCAAGGAGTCGGCCGACATCATCCTGCTGGAGAAGGACCTGACCGTCCTGGAGCAGGGAGTCGTCCAGGGCCGGACCACCTTCGGCAACACGATCAAGTACATCAAGATGACGGCGTCGTCGAACTTCGGCAACGTCTTCTCGGTCCTGGTGGCGAGCGCCTTCATCCCCTTCCAGCCGATGCTCGCGATCATGCTGCTGGTCCAGAACCTGGTCTACGACCTCTCGCAGCTGGCGACCCCCTGGGACCGCATGGACGAGGAGTACCTCCGCAAGCCCCGCAACTGGGACGCCAAGGGCATCGGCCGCTTCATGGTCACCATCGGACCGGTCAGCTCCGTCTTCGACATCTCGATGTTCCTGATCATGTGGCACGTCTTCGCGGCGAACAGCGAGGCGGGCCAGTCCCTCTTCCAGTCCGGCTGGTTCGTCGAGGGCCTGCTCTCGCAGACCCTGATCGTCCACATGATCCGCACCCGCAAGATCCCCTTCCTGCAGTCCCGCGCCTCCTGGCCGGTGATGGTGACGACCGTCCTCGCGGTACTGGCCGGGCTCTGGCTGCCCTTCTCCCCGCTGGCTCCCTCGCTGGGCTTCGTGGCCCTGCCCGCGAGCTACTTCCCGTGGCTGGCCGGCGTACTGCTCGCCTACTGCACGCTCACCCAGCTCGTGAAGACGTGGTACATCCGCCGCTTCGGGACCTGGCTGTAG
- a CDS encoding carbohydrate ABC transporter permease, whose protein sequence is MAAQSTVTKAPGEDAPERSGRTGRTGERDKRRSEGVVLNVFSHGFLVLWAIMIVLPLIWLALGSFKTDAQIGGSALSWPSNWHLDAFGRAWEKGIGGYFAHTLIVLVFSVPLTMLFGSMAAYVLARYPFTGNRVIYYFFVSGAMFPVFLALVPLFFMVKRFDMLNTYQGLILVYVAYSMPFTVFFMHSFFRTLPTAIHEAAVIDGASDTRIFFQVMLPMAKPGLISVGIFNVLGQWNQYILPAVLMQPQTSGEPERYMLTQGLIQLQYQMGYETDLPVLFAGATIAIIPMLAVYLSFQRQIQAGLTSATLK, encoded by the coding sequence ATGGCTGCACAGTCCACAGTGACCAAGGCTCCGGGCGAAGACGCACCGGAGCGGTCGGGCCGCACGGGCCGGACGGGGGAGCGGGACAAACGACGCTCCGAGGGCGTGGTCCTCAACGTCTTCTCGCACGGCTTCCTCGTCCTCTGGGCGATAATGATCGTGCTGCCCCTGATCTGGCTCGCGCTCGGCTCCTTCAAGACGGACGCGCAGATCGGCGGCTCGGCCCTCAGCTGGCCCAGCAACTGGCACCTCGACGCCTTCGGCCGGGCCTGGGAGAAGGGCATCGGCGGCTACTTCGCCCACACCCTCATCGTGCTCGTGTTCTCGGTCCCGCTGACCATGCTCTTCGGCTCGATGGCCGCGTACGTGCTGGCGCGCTACCCCTTCACGGGCAACCGGGTCATCTACTACTTCTTCGTCAGCGGGGCGATGTTCCCGGTGTTCCTGGCGCTCGTACCGCTGTTCTTCATGGTCAAGCGCTTCGACATGCTGAACACCTACCAGGGCCTGATCCTGGTGTACGTCGCCTACTCGATGCCGTTCACCGTCTTCTTCATGCACTCCTTCTTCCGCACGCTGCCCACGGCGATACACGAGGCGGCGGTCATCGACGGGGCCTCCGACACCCGGATCTTCTTCCAGGTGATGCTGCCCATGGCCAAGCCCGGCCTGATCAGCGTCGGGATCTTCAACGTCCTGGGCCAGTGGAACCAGTACATCCTGCCCGCCGTGCTGATGCAGCCGCAGACGAGCGGCGAGCCCGAGCGCTACATGCTCACGCAGGGGCTCATCCAGCTGCAGTACCAGATGGGCTACGAGACGGACCTGCCGGTGCTGTTCGCCGGCGCCACCATCGCGATCATCCCCATGCTGGCGGTCTACCTGTCCTTCCAGCGGCAGATCCAGGCGGGCCTCACCTCGGCGACGCTGAAGTAG
- a CDS encoding carbohydrate ABC transporter permease — MSQVARSKGRAGFITGFLIAPLALYLTFVIWPYVQTFGYSFTNWSGQSPTFDFVGTDNYATLLKDEVFRGALWHNLLLLVFVPVVTILLALFFAFMVNAGGRSGAGGVRGVGGSRVYKVVYFFPQVLSLAILSVLFGAIYRSDEGGLLNGFLTRIGLIDAQHPVEWLNEPDFVLWALLFVVVWHGVGFYLVLFSAAMQSVPKDIYEAALLDGAGRAQTFFKVTLPLLWDSVQTAAVYLGIAAMDMFVLVSTMTSGQFGGGPDHHSEVMSTVLMRNFLYFGKSGYACAMGVVMLALTMILSIVTLRATRRERIEF, encoded by the coding sequence ATGAGCCAAGTAGCCCGGAGCAAGGGGCGGGCCGGTTTCATCACCGGCTTCCTCATCGCGCCTCTCGCGCTGTACCTGACCTTCGTCATCTGGCCGTACGTACAGACGTTCGGCTATTCCTTCACCAACTGGAGCGGCCAGTCCCCGACGTTCGACTTCGTCGGCACGGACAACTACGCGACGTTGCTGAAGGACGAGGTCTTCCGCGGCGCCCTCTGGCACAACCTGCTGCTCCTGGTGTTCGTCCCGGTCGTCACCATCCTGCTCGCCCTCTTCTTCGCCTTCATGGTGAACGCGGGCGGGCGCAGCGGGGCCGGCGGCGTGCGGGGCGTCGGCGGATCGCGCGTCTACAAGGTCGTCTACTTCTTCCCGCAGGTGCTCTCCCTCGCCATCCTCTCCGTGCTCTTCGGCGCGATCTACCGCAGCGACGAGGGCGGCCTGCTCAACGGCTTCCTCACCAGGATCGGCCTGATCGACGCGCAGCACCCGGTCGAATGGCTGAACGAACCCGACTTCGTCCTGTGGGCCCTGCTGTTCGTGGTCGTCTGGCACGGAGTCGGCTTCTACCTCGTCCTGTTCTCGGCGGCCATGCAGTCCGTACCCAAGGACATCTACGAGGCCGCCCTGCTCGACGGCGCCGGGCGCGCCCAGACCTTCTTCAAGGTCACGCTGCCCCTGCTGTGGGACTCTGTGCAGACCGCCGCGGTCTATCTGGGCATCGCCGCGATGGACATGTTCGTGCTGGTGTCGACCATGACCTCGGGCCAGTTCGGCGGCGGACCCGACCACCACAGCGAGGTCATGTCGACGGTGCTGATGCGCAACTTCCTGTACTTCGGCAAGAGCGGCTACGCCTGTGCCATGGGCGTGGTCATGCTCGCCCTGACCATGATCCTCTCCATCGTCACGCTGCGCGCCACCCGCCGCGAGCGCATCGAGTTCTGA